The genomic DNA ATAGTAACCTCAGAACCACATCATCATTTAGAAACTGAGTGATGCAAATGCGTAAAAGATTGGAACAATTATTATTACGTAAACCAACTAGTGTCCTTGGCATAGATATCGGTTCTACTTCGGTTAAAATCGTAGAAATCGCCTGGAATAAGGGTAGAGCTCTTCTGAAAAACCTAAATATAGCCGATATTAAACCGGGTATCGTCAGTGAAGGTAAAATTGTCGATGTTGCCGGTATGACGGAAATTCTTAGCAGTGCTGTTGCAAATAGCGGCACTACTTGCCGTGATGTCGTAACTGCCGTTAACGGACAGGCTATCTTTATTCGTGAACTACCCTTCCCTGCAATGGAAGAGGCCGAAATGCGCGAGGCTATTAAATGGGATATGGAAAAGTATGTTCCGTATTCACAAGATAGCTATTATTATGATTTTGCGACAGTTGGCCCCGGTAATAACCTACAAGAAGTAAGGGTTTTAGTTGTAGCTGCTCCTCATGACGCTGTTGATCCCTTAGTAGCGACAGTTAAAGGCTCAGGACTAAGGCCTTTGGCAATTGATATCGAGCCTTTGGCTTTATTTCGTACATTAAAAAAAGAAGAAAATACTCTAATAATTGATATTGGTGCGAATATTACCCAGATAATACTTTATCAAAATGGCTGTCCCGTCGTTACTCGCATTTTGCCGATTGCCGGAAATCGTTTTACAGAAACTATAAGGAGCGCTCTTGATCTTGAATGGAATGAGGCTGAAAATCTAAAATTGCGCCAGCGTAATTTACTGCAGCGTTTAGATTCAAATAGTGAATTTACTACTCTCCATACTCAGCTAAATTTAATAGTCAAAGAATTAGCTAGAGATGTCAGACGAACCGTGGAGTACTATCAAATGCAAAATCGTGATGCAATTATTGAAAACTTCTATTTAACGGGAGGAGGCGCTAATATCGATAATCTGGCGCCTAATCTTGCAGCTTTGTTAGATGACGTTCCAGTATTAGAGCATAACCCTCTTGATTTTATCGATGTTTCATCTTCTTTTGATTTGACCTATATTAAGATGCTGGCGCCGCGTTTGTCGGTAGCTATTGGCCTAGGGTTGCGTGGAGGTGGAGTATAATGCTTCGGATCAACCTTCTACCGCTATCTGAAAGAAGTCCTAAATATCCGATAAAGATAATCATCGGACTGGTAAGTTGTCTTCTCCTTATTAGTTTTACTGCTATATATTGTTATAATTCTTTTATCATTTGGAACCTTGAACGGCAAATAACGGAGACACGAAATCAGTATGAACTGCTAAAACCAACCCAACAGGCAATGATTTATGCCGGAAATAAGCAGCAGACCATAAATGCAAAAAATAATATTTTGACTACCTTAACAAACGAACGTAAGCCTTGGCCGCCGATAATCAATCATTTGGCTGCTATGACTACACCGCGTGTTTGGTTTACTGAAATTAGTGAAGCTGATAAAGAAACCCTAAAGATTATCGGTATTGCAGCCGATTATCAAGAATTGGCAGCCTTCCTCCGAAATCTGGAAAAGGATAAAATGTTTGCAGATCCGATGCTAGTCCACGCTGACAGCAGTCCTAGCCAAGCTATAATAGGAACAAGATACGAAATAACCGTTAAGCTTAGGGGGATGAAATAATGAAATTAGTATTGAGTAAAGTTCCCCCTAGGTATCAGATAACACTAATTGCTATTGGAATAGCAGGGTTTATCTTAGTTATTATATTTTACCTTTTACTTCCTCAACGAGAACGCATTGATATCCTGCAAAATCAGTTCGAACTAGAAAAACAAAAAGTAGCAGTAGTAGAAGCATTTGCAACGGCACATCCGAATTCTGAACAATATTTGCTTCAACTTGATCAACAAGTAGTTCATGTCGATAGGCTGCTGCCCAATCAGCCTGATATCAGCGACTTTTTGTTACAGCTTGATCAGGCCGCTAAAGAATGCGGCGTTGAGATTGTTAATATTAAATTTTCACCATCGGTAAATAAAAAAGGTTATCGTGATATTCCCCTTGAAATACTAATATCAGGCGACTACTTCAAGACATTGAACTTTCTATCCAAAACGGAGAATTTACCGCGCTTTAATTCAATAAATAGTGTTATCACTCAGTCTCGGGACGAAGTTCTGGAAACTAAACTTACCGTAACTATCTATTGCTTTGGAGTTGCGCAAAATCAGAAACCTGCCGAGCCAGCCAAGAAATAAGGTTGGCTTTAATTTTTTAAAGGAGTGTATTTACTTATGTTACGTTTTGTTACCGCCGGTGAATCGCACGGTCCATGCCTTACCGTAATTATCGAAGGCCTACCCGCCGGCCTTAATTTAGATATAGACCAAATCAACGAAGAACTGGCAAGGCGCCAGCAAGGATATGGCAGGGGCGGGCGAATGAAGATTGAAAGCGATAAAGCCGATATTGTTTCGGGAGTACGTTTTGGCCAAACGCTTGGCAGTCCAATAACCATAATCATTAAGAACTGTGATTGGGAAAATTGGCAACAACGAATGTCCGTGGAAGGAGCAAAAACCGGCGAAGCTGTTACTAACGCTCGACCCGGTCATGCCGATTTAACGGGAGTATTAAAATATGACCGTCAAGATATCAGAGATATTCTTGAACGGGCAAGCGCTAGGGAAACCGCGGCCAGAACGGCTGTCGGAGCAATAATGAAACAATTTTTACGGACGGCAGCCAATATTGAAATCGCATCGCATGTAATTAACATCGGCGGTATTAAATTTGACAAGCCGGTAACTTTTTTTGAAATAAAAAATAACAGGTCACACGAAACCGGCTGTGTTGATCTTCAGACTGAAACTGCCATGAAAGCGCTAATTGATACAGCAAAACAAAATGGCGATACTTTGGGCGGCGTATTTGAAATTGTGGCCACAAATTTAATAGTCGGACTTGGCAGCCATATTCAATGGGATCGCCGCTTGGATACCAAGCTAACTGCCGCATTAATGTCGATTCCGGCTGTAAAAGGTGTAGAAATAGGCGATGGCTTTGAGTATGCAAATTTATATGGCAGTCAGGCCCACGACGAAATCTTTTACGAAGCGCAAAAAGGCTATTATCATAAAACTAATCATGCCGGCGGTATCGAAGGCGGCATGAGCAATGGTGAGGACATTAGAGCGCGAGCCGTTATGAAACCAATACCTACCTTAATGAAACCCCTACAATCTGTAAACATCCTTACTAAAGATTCCGTTACCGCTAATACTGAGCGCAGCGATGCCTGCGCCGTTCCGGCCGCTGCTGTTGTTGGTGAGGCCATGATGGCGATTACACTGGCTGAAGCCTTAATCCAAAAATTCAGCAGTGATAACATGACCGATTTATTAAACTCTATCGAAAGTTATAACCTGCGTTTAAGTAGGTGCTAGTCTTGAAAAATGTTGTCTTAATAGGTTTTATGGGAACAGGAAAGAGTAGTATAGGACGTTTGCTAGCCTGTCGGCTGCGGCGGCCATTTATGGACACTGATAAGAAGATTGAACGAGAGTATGGTATGACCATACCTGAGATATTCCAGCAATTTGGTGAAGTTGGTTTTCGCAGCAGAGAATCTGCCGTAGTCGCAAAATTATCACGCTATACTAATGCAGTCATTTCTACCGGCGGAGGTATTGTGCTTTCGGCTGATAACATCAGACGATTACGAGCTAATGGCGTTATTATCGCGCTTAGCGCTTCTCCTCAAACGATATTGGAAAGAACATCCCGTCGCAATAATCGGCCCTTGCTCAATCAGCCTGACCGCGAACAGACAATAATTAAATTGCTAAATGAAAGAGCGCCCCTTTACGCAGTTAGCGACTTTTCTATAGACACAACCAATTATACGCCCCATCAAGTAGTAGACAGGATAATATCTTTTTTACGTGAAGGAGGATTTTTGCGTGGCTGAACTTAAGGTTGACTTAGGTGATAATAGCTATAAAATTCACATTGGAACTGATTGGTTTTGTAATTTATGCAGTTTACTCAAGCAATTTAAATCCAGCTCTAAGGCGCTAATTGTTACAGACAGCAATATTGTGAAGCTTTATAGTGAAAAGGTTGCCAACCTTTTTCGCTCAGCTGGTATAAACGTCAAAGTTTATTCGATCAATGTAGGCGAACAGTCAAAATCAGCTTCTCAAGCCATGGAGCTATATACCAAAGCTATCGAAATGAACCTTGATCGAAAATCGCCGATAGTCGCTCTTGGCGGCGGAGTAGTTGGTGATTTAGCGGGCTTTATCGCAGCTACCTACCTGAGGGGTGTACCATTTATCCAAATTCCTACTAGTTTATTGGCTCAGGTTGACTCAAGTGTCGGCGGTAAGGTAGCTATCAATCACCCGCTAGGAAAAAACCTCATCGGGGCCTTTTATCAGCCTAAGATGGTCTTTATTGATACCAATGTTCTTACTACGCTACCAGATAGAGAACTGTATACCGGGTTAGCCGAAGTTATTAAGTATGGCATTATAGCTGACGCTAGTTTTTTTCAATATTTAAATGAAAAAAAGAATCAAATTTTAAGCAAAGATCCCTCGGTCATGACTAACATCATCCATCGATCGTGTGAGATTAAGGCAAACGTTGTAGCAAACGATGAGCGGGAAACGGGCCAACGAGCTATTTTAAACTTTGGTCATACTATAGGTCATGCTATTGAGGCTTATACTGGATATAATAAATATAACCATGGCGAAGCTGTCGCAATCGGCATGCATGGAGCTGCGTTAATTAGCTATCACATGGGTTTATGCTCAAGCCAAGTCGTTGATAACATAAAAAATGTAATTATGAATTTCCGTTTGCCTTTAAAAGCAGATAACTGCCCGATAAATGAAATAATGCCACTTCTAATCCGGGATAAAAAGGCTATTGATGGCAGAATTAATTGGGTACTTGTTAATGCCCTAGGAAAAGTGTCACTAGTTAATAATGTACCAGAGATAGTTATTAAAACTGCCCTAGATGAAATTACATAAACATTGACTTAAACTAGTAAACTATATTAGTAATGCTATTTGTAATTTTACAAATGCAGTTGGAATGGGGGATAGTTAATAATGCTAGACCGTCGAATATTAGGCGATGTACTGGATAAGGCCTTGCAGTACGGGGGCGATTTTGCCGATATATTTATTGAAAATCGATCAAGCACAATGGTTGCCTGCGAGGAAAACAGAATCGAACGAATCAGATCGGGCACAGACATTGGGGCTGGCATAAGAGTGGTTTATGGTGACACAACGGCTTATGCCTATACTAATAAAGTAACAAAAGACGATTTGTTAAAGGCAGCCAATATTGCCAGTCGAGCTGCTAAGAAAAGTCAAGTCGATGTAAATATTGATTTAAGAAAGATTCAACCTGAGCTAGATTTCAAAATAAAAAAAATGCCGAATGAAATAAAAATCGATGACAAAGTTATGGCGGTTCAAGACGCTAATAAAGCTGCTCGCTCTGTCGATAATCGTATAAAACAAGTTATGGCCGTATATGGCGATGTTGTACAAAACGTAACTATTGCAAATTCCTTAGGCCGACTTGTAGAGGATCAACGTGTACGAACCAGATTGTCAGTCAACGCCATTGCGGCTGGTAATAGTGAAATTCAGACTGGCTTTGAATCAGTTGGCACCAATCAGGGATTTGAGCTCTTAGATAATGACCAAGCCAGTAATGTTGGCAACATCGCCGCAAATAGAGCGATTACATTACTAGAGGCAAAACCGGCCCCGGCTGGAAAAATGCCTGTTGTAATGGCGGCTGACGCTGGTGGAACAATGGTTCATGAGGCGTGTGGGCACGGTCTTGAAGCAGATCTTGTTCAAAAAGGCTTGTCTGTTTATGGCGGTCAGGAGAATAAACAAGTTGCCTCCAATTTAATTACTGTTGTTGATGATGGTACAATACCGAATAAGTACGGTACTTTAAGATTCGATGACGAAGGGTTTCCAACTCAGAAAAGCATATTAATCGAAAATGGCATTCTTAAAGGTTTTATGCATGACTACCTCACGTCTAACCGTGCTGGTGTAAAGCCGACTGGCAACGGCCGACGCGAGTCCTTTGAACATAAACCCATTCCCCGGATGCGTAATACTTACATTGCTCAAGGTCAAGATGACCCTGAAAAAATTATCAAATCAATAAAAAACGGTTTGCTTGTTAAAAAAATGGGCGGCGGTCAGGTCAATACTGTAAACGGCGACTTTGTTTTTGATGTTGCCGAAGGTTTTCTAATTAAAAACGGTTCAATTTCGCATGCTGTCCGCGGGGCGACACTAACAGGTAATGGCCCAGAGGTATTAAAAATGGTCGATATGGTGGGGAAAGACCTCGGTTACACAATCGGTACCTGCGGGAAAGACGGGCAGGGAGCGCCAGTGTCGGACGCACAGCCCACTATTCGTATTCCGGAAATAGTAGTGGGAGGCACATCGCACGACTCGGATTTAAAGTGCTGCACAATACGTAGAATTTAAAGCTAAAGCGGTCAAGTGGCCGCTTTTAATTTTTTTTTATAAACGCTATTAATCTGCAAGACATGGACATAAATCCCATGGCAGCAAAAAAATGCTATTTATTAGCAGGATAGTTAATCTCCTAGTCGAATATTCTACGAGCATACAAACTTGCGGAGGTGTTAATAGATTGGCAACAACTAAGAAAAAAAAGGCAATATTCATTGTTTCTGCTATTGTAATTGCTTTACTCAGTATTATCGCGTTCCGGATCTATTCGAACCTCGCTGCAAATAAACAACGCGCAGCTAAAATGTCGCAGGGCCAGGTGGTAACGGTTGAAGTTGAAAGAGTTTCAAGACAGGATATTAGTCCGGTTTTGACCTTTTCTGCAAGCCTTGAACCTTTCTGGGTTGCAGATATTTCGTCAAAGGTTGATGGACGTATCGACGTATTGAATGTTAACGAGGGCGATATTGTTTCAGAAGGAACAATTATTGCAACTTTAGATACAATCGAGCTTCAGGCTCAAGTTGTCCAAGCAGAAGGCAATCTTTTATCTACCCAAGCAAATTTAGAACAAGCTGAACTTGAATTACGACGAACTCAGTCATTAGCTAAACAAGGTGCTATATCACAGCAGTCGTTAGATAACGCAAGGACAAAGCGCGACTTATATGCTGGTCAGGTCAGATCAGCAGTCGGGAATTTAAACTTGCTGCAGGCACGATTAGATAATGCGAATATATATGCTCCACGTGACGGTGTTGTCGTCAAACGTTATCTTCAATCAGGCGTATATACTAAAGCTGGAACAGCTATTATAAGTTTGGCTGATGTTACTTCACTCTTGGCCAAAGCTACAGTAGGTGAGGCGCAAATAGCCCAGTTGGTGGTCGGTACAAAAGTCAATGTTAATGTAGATGCACTAGGCAAAGAGTTTACCGGCGTAATTACTCGTATTTCCCCGACAGCTTCATTGCCGTCAAGAACATTCACGGCAGAAATAACAATACCGAATGATGAAGGTATATTAAAACCCGGTATGTTTGCCAAAGTCGGTGTTCCTGGACAGATGCGCCTAGGCGCAATTGCTGTTCCTGAAAAGGCGTTGGTGTTGCGTGAAGATCAAAAAACTGTCTATATAGTAACAGATGACAATACGGTCCGGCAGCGTGTTATTAAGATCGGTTTTGTGGGTAACGGCTGGGCAGAGGTTCTCGAAGGTTTACAGGAAGGTGAACAGATTGTTACGGCAGGGCAAAACAAACTGAAGGATGGTTCAGCAATTAGGCCGGCTCAATCTAAGGAAGGTGGCATTTAAATGGGTATAGGCACCTTCATTAGACGGCCGGTATTCACTGTAATGCTGGTAATGCTTTTAGTCGTGTTCGGAATCGGGTCCTATTCTTCATTAGGTATAGATTTGTATCCCGATGTTGACTTTCCCATCGTAAACGTTACCATTACATATAAAGGCACTTCACCCGAAGAGATGGAGAATTTAATTACCAAGCCTGTTGAGGATGCCGTAAGTTCTGTCGCTGGGATAAAAACACTTTCGTCGGTTTCGCGAGAGGGTACCTCGCAGATTACCGTAGAGTTTGAATTTGGTACTGATCCAAAACTCGCGGCAAATGAGGTCCGCGAAAAGGTTGCCAGCGTTCGCCGCAGGCTCCCTGATCAGATTGACGAACCAGTCGTGAAACGTCTTGATATTACTGCCCAATCAATTGTCTATTTTAGCTTGGCATCTGATTTACGCCCTCGCGGTGAAATACGCAAATTGGCTGAAGATATTGTCAAGGATGAACTCCAACGCTTAGATGGTGTGGCCGAAGTTAACGTCTATGGTGCATCATTACGTGAAATTCAGCTTTTAGTTGATCCGCAAAAACTCGAAGCTTATAATATAGGTTTTCAGCAAATTTTAGATGTTGTGAACGCTCATAACATCAATACGCCGGGAGGTAGAGTAAACGAACAAGGTACCGAGCTAACAGTTCGGACCATCGGACGTTATAAGAGCCTTGATGACATTCGAAATATTATAGTTGCCAACAATGGGGGAATGCTGGTCAGAGTCGCCGATGTTGCCACGGTAAATGACGGATGGGCGGAAGAGCGGGACTATGCTAGAACCAACGGCACACCGAGTGTAATAATTGCTGTGCAGAAACAATCTGGCACTAATACGGTTGATGTTGCCGAACGCGTTAAAGCAGAAATGAAGAATATGGAAGCTGCCGTATTGCCGTCGGATATCACAGTTACAACTGTTCGCGACAGTTCCCTTTATATTCACGACAACCTGGAAGATGTTATGATTTCACTAGTCTTCGGCGGGTTGTTGGCAGTTATGATAACATTTCTATTTCTGCAAAATACGAGAGCAACCTTAATAGGTGCAATCGCAATCCCGACATCCATAATAGCTACTTTCTTTCTAATGAAAAGCATGAATTTTACACTAAACAATATGTCTTTGATGGGCTTGAGCCTAGCAGTTGGTATTCTAATTGATGATGCTATAGTAGTAATCGAGAACATATATCGCCATATCGAAAACGGCCAGAAGCCTATGGAAGCTGCTAAAAATGGCACTAGTGAAATTGCGTTGGCTGTATTGGCGACAACGCTTTCCATTCTCGCCGTTTTTGTTCCGGTAGGCAATATGGGTGAGATTGTTGGGCAATTCTTCAAGCAATTTGGCTTAACGGTAGCTTTTGCTGTTGCGTTTTCGCTTTTTGTCGCTTTCACGTTAACGCCAATGCTATCGGCATATTGGCTAAAAGAACGTGTAGAAAGCGGAAAAAAGAAGCTCGTCGGTCCTTTTGCCTGGCTCCAAAAAATTCTTGATGCCTGGGAAAAAGGTTTTCTTATCGTTAGGGATACATACAAAGAGGTTCTTATATGGGCCCTAAAACGGCCAAAAAAGGTAGTAGCAATGGCTGTCTTATCACTCTTTCTAAATGGTCTCCTTGTACCATTCTTAGGGGTTGAGTTTCAACCCACCTATGATTCCGGAGATTTTAATATTTACTTGACGGCTCCTGCCGGCACGTCTATGGATAGAATGAAGGAATTAGCTAGCCCGATTGAGCAAGAGGTGCTTGCCATTCCTGAATTGCAATCCGCGTTTTTTACTATAGGAGCAATGCGTCAGCCTGTTTATAAAGCTACTATCGGTGTTCGTCTAGTTCCTTCGAGTGAGCGTGAACGCAGCATGTCTGAGATAATGGATACTTTGCGCGTTAAATTTAGAAGCGTTGAAGGCTTAAAGGTTTCTGTTCAGAATACTCAGGGGATTGGGCGCGGCGATTCCCGTCCTGTTCAAATAGGCTTACGCGGACCTGAACTCCAGGTTCTTTCGCAAAAGGCTCAAGAATTAGCCGAATTTATAAAAACTATCCCAGGAACCACCGATGTTGATATATCTAGCGAACAGTTCGAACCGGAGATCCATGTAAAACTGGATCCGGCCAGAGCAGGAGATGTCGGAGTTGATGCAACTTCAGTTGGAAATATAATTCAAGCCGCTTTCTTAGGTATAACGACTAATAACGAATATAATGTGGGGGACAGTGATTACAGCATTCGAGTGCAAATGTTTCCCCAAAATCGGTTGAGTTATGATGATGTTGCTAACCTTCGAGTTTCTACTAAATCTGGAAATTTTGTACGGCTTGCCGATATTGCCGACGTTAACATCTCGTCAGGTCCAACACAGATTGATCGGGAATCACGCCAACGCCAGGTAATAGTTTATGCAAATACTGTAGGCGTTTCGTCTGGTGTCGTTCTGCAGGAAATTCGCGATGGAATGCCTAATTTAAACTTACCGTTAGGATATACTTATAAATTTGTCGGCCAAGCGCAAACTATGCAGGATTCTTTTATGCAGATAGCTAAAGCTTTAGTATTGGCTATTGTACTAATCTATATGGTATTAGCGGCACAGTTTGAAAGCTTTGTCCACCCGCTTACAATCATGATTTCCCTGCCTTTTTCACTAATAGGAGCCATTTTAGGACTGCTAATCGCAGCCAAAACAGTTAATATCATGTCATTGATCGGTATGATTATGTTGATGGGTTTAGTTACCAAAAATGCCATCCTCCTGGTTGACTATACAAATCAGCTACGTGAAAGGGGAACGTCACTTACAGAAGCTCTAATTGAGGCCGGTGTAATTAGGTTAAGGCCAATTCTCATGACAACGATGGCCATGATTTTCGGTATGCTGCCTGTAGCTCTCGGGTGGGGCGCTGGAGCCGAGCTAAGATCATCAATGGGGGTCGTCTTAGTAGGCGGGTTAATCACTTCGACTTTTTTGACATTAATTGTCGTTCCACTCGTATATTTACTAATTGATCGACTCCAGCAACGATTTAAGAACCGTACACCTGAAGCATACTCAAAAAACGCTTAAAAGCTAGTAGTCTAGACAATTGGAGGCAAAGTTAAATGGTTAAAAGAATTGCTGTCTTAACTAGTGGCGGTGACGCGCCTGGTATGAATGCTGCTATCCGTGCCGTAGTTCGAACGGCCATTAATAAAGGGTTTGAGGTTTTCGGGGTTGAACGTGGCTATGAAGGAGTGGTAAACGGTCAGTTCATTCTGATGAATTCTCACTCTGTTGGCGGTACGATTCAGCACGGAGGAACCTTTTTACGTACAGCCCGCAGCGAAGCTTTCATGACGGAAGAAGGCTTTAAAACTGCCGTAAAACAGCTCAGGGATAAGTGTATTGATTATCTTGTTGTGGTTGGCGGTGATGGCTCGATGGCAGGAGCAATGAATTTGGCACAAGCGGGAATTCAAACAGTTACTATTCCGGCTACCATTGATAACGATATGTCAGGCACAGATTATACAATAGGATTTGACACTGCATTAAATACTGTACTAGATGCAACTAATAAGATTAGAGATACTGCCGCCTCACATGAACGAGTCGCAATTATAGAAGTTATGGGACGGAGCGCAGGGCACATTGCTTTGATGGCTGGCCTTGCCTGCGGAGCAGAAGTTATATTGCTGCCGGAACAGCCGGTCGATATAGATAACGTTTGTCATGGTCTATTGCGCAGCTATAAGCGCGGCAAGCTATACAGCATTGTGCTTGTTGCAGAGGGAGCCGGTAAAGGCTATGATATCGCTAAACAAATTGCTGAACGAACCAGTTTTAATCCCCATGTTACCGTATTAGGATACATTCAGCGTGGGGGAAGCCCTACAGCTATGGATAACATAATCGGCAGCCGCATGGGTGCAACAGCGGTTGAGACTATCATCAAAGATGAGGCTAACTGTCTGATAGCATATCAACAGGGGCAAATAATTACTATTCCTTATGAAGAGGTTAATAATTATAAACATGGTATTGATCCAGACGTCTATCAGCTAGCAAAGATATTATCTTCGACCTAATAATTAAAACCGTACGTATGAACGTACGGTTTTTTATTGCCTATCTGTCCTATATGTAAACATAAAGTTAGTAACTGAATACAATACAATATATGAAACATATTTAGGAGGTATCATAGTGCATAGCAATGACTTTAGTAATATGCTCACTCTAATGAGAGCTCAGAATACGTATATAAGTCAAGCTGTTAAATATATATTTTCACTATACAGTGACCTTAATCTGGCGGGTAATACTTCGTTTCAGGA from Veillonellaceae bacterium includes the following:
- the pilM gene encoding type IV pilus assembly protein PilM, giving the protein MRKRLEQLLLRKPTSVLGIDIGSTSVKIVEIAWNKGRALLKNLNIADIKPGIVSEGKIVDVAGMTEILSSAVANSGTTCRDVVTAVNGQAIFIRELPFPAMEEAEMREAIKWDMEKYVPYSQDSYYYDFATVGPGNNLQEVRVLVVAAPHDAVDPLVATVKGSGLRPLAIDIEPLALFRTLKKEENTLIIDIGANITQIILYQNGCPVVTRILPIAGNRFTETIRSALDLEWNEAENLKLRQRNLLQRLDSNSEFTTLHTQLNLIVKELARDVRRTVEYYQMQNRDAIIENFYLTGGGANIDNLAPNLAALLDDVPVLEHNPLDFIDVSSSFDLTYIKMLAPRLSVAIGLGLRGGGV
- a CDS encoding PilN domain-containing protein, producing the protein MLRINLLPLSERSPKYPIKIIIGLVSCLLLISFTAIYCYNSFIIWNLERQITETRNQYELLKPTQQAMIYAGNKQQTINAKNNILTTLTNERKPWPPIINHLAAMTTPRVWFTEISEADKETLKIIGIAADYQELAAFLRNLEKDKMFADPMLVHADSSPSQAIIGTRYEITVKLRGMK
- the pilO gene encoding type 4a pilus biogenesis protein PilO translates to MKLVLSKVPPRYQITLIAIGIAGFILVIIFYLLLPQRERIDILQNQFELEKQKVAVVEAFATAHPNSEQYLLQLDQQVVHVDRLLPNQPDISDFLLQLDQAAKECGVEIVNIKFSPSVNKKGYRDIPLEILISGDYFKTLNFLSKTENLPRFNSINSVITQSRDEVLETKLTVTIYCFGVAQNQKPAEPAKK
- the aroC gene encoding chorismate synthase; this encodes MLRFVTAGESHGPCLTVIIEGLPAGLNLDIDQINEELARRQQGYGRGGRMKIESDKADIVSGVRFGQTLGSPITIIIKNCDWENWQQRMSVEGAKTGEAVTNARPGHADLTGVLKYDRQDIRDILERASARETAARTAVGAIMKQFLRTAANIEIASHVINIGGIKFDKPVTFFEIKNNRSHETGCVDLQTETAMKALIDTAKQNGDTLGGVFEIVATNLIVGLGSHIQWDRRLDTKLTAALMSIPAVKGVEIGDGFEYANLYGSQAHDEIFYEAQKGYYHKTNHAGGIEGGMSNGEDIRARAVMKPIPTLMKPLQSVNILTKDSVTANTERSDACAVPAAAVVGEAMMAITLAEALIQKFSSDNMTDLLNSIESYNLRLSRC
- a CDS encoding shikimate kinase, translating into MKNVVLIGFMGTGKSSIGRLLACRLRRPFMDTDKKIEREYGMTIPEIFQQFGEVGFRSRESAVVAKLSRYTNAVISTGGGIVLSADNIRRLRANGVIIALSASPQTILERTSRRNNRPLLNQPDREQTIIKLLNERAPLYAVSDFSIDTTNYTPHQVVDRIISFLREGGFLRG
- a CDS encoding 3-dehydroquinate synthase encodes the protein MAELKVDLGDNSYKIHIGTDWFCNLCSLLKQFKSSSKALIVTDSNIVKLYSEKVANLFRSAGINVKVYSINVGEQSKSASQAMELYTKAIEMNLDRKSPIVALGGGVVGDLAGFIAATYLRGVPFIQIPTSLLAQVDSSVGGKVAINHPLGKNLIGAFYQPKMVFIDTNVLTTLPDRELYTGLAEVIKYGIIADASFFQYLNEKKNQILSKDPSVMTNIIHRSCEIKANVVANDERETGQRAILNFGHTIGHAIEAYTGYNKYNHGEAVAIGMHGAALISYHMGLCSSQVVDNIKNVIMNFRLPLKADNCPINEIMPLLIRDKKAIDGRINWVLVNALGKVSLVNNVPEIVIKTALDEIT
- a CDS encoding TldD/PmbA family protein, giving the protein MLDRRILGDVLDKALQYGGDFADIFIENRSSTMVACEENRIERIRSGTDIGAGIRVVYGDTTAYAYTNKVTKDDLLKAANIASRAAKKSQVDVNIDLRKIQPELDFKIKKMPNEIKIDDKVMAVQDANKAARSVDNRIKQVMAVYGDVVQNVTIANSLGRLVEDQRVRTRLSVNAIAAGNSEIQTGFESVGTNQGFELLDNDQASNVGNIAANRAITLLEAKPAPAGKMPVVMAADAGGTMVHEACGHGLEADLVQKGLSVYGGQENKQVASNLITVVDDGTIPNKYGTLRFDDEGFPTQKSILIENGILKGFMHDYLTSNRAGVKPTGNGRRESFEHKPIPRMRNTYIAQGQDDPEKIIKSIKNGLLVKKMGGGQVNTVNGDFVFDVAEGFLIKNGSISHAVRGATLTGNGPEVLKMVDMVGKDLGYTIGTCGKDGQGAPVSDAQPTIRIPEIVVGGTSHDSDLKCCTIRRI
- a CDS encoding efflux RND transporter periplasmic adaptor subunit — its product is MLFISRIVNLLVEYSTSIQTCGGVNRLATTKKKKAIFIVSAIVIALLSIIAFRIYSNLAANKQRAAKMSQGQVVTVEVERVSRQDISPVLTFSASLEPFWVADISSKVDGRIDVLNVNEGDIVSEGTIIATLDTIELQAQVVQAEGNLLSTQANLEQAELELRRTQSLAKQGAISQQSLDNARTKRDLYAGQVRSAVGNLNLLQARLDNANIYAPRDGVVVKRYLQSGVYTKAGTAIISLADVTSLLAKATVGEAQIAQLVVGTKVNVNVDALGKEFTGVITRISPTASLPSRTFTAEITIPNDEGILKPGMFAKVGVPGQMRLGAIAVPEKALVLREDQKTVYIVTDDNTVRQRVIKIGFVGNGWAEVLEGLQEGEQIVTAGQNKLKDGSAIRPAQSKEGGI